The Hordeum vulgare subsp. vulgare chromosome 4H, MorexV3_pseudomolecules_assembly, whole genome shotgun sequence genomic interval TTTAGAGTCCAAATTAAAATCATCAGACTGCGCTATGTATTGGATATTactttggttttgaaatataaaataTTTTGAGCTTTTTGAGTAAACAAGGACCCCTTATTGTTGTCTTGCCCCAGGGCCCGTATATCTATGGCCCGGCCCTGCTCGAACCGAAGTTATTTTGCCCTCTAGAAACTCAGCGTAAAGTACTCCATTTTAAGATACATGAGTAGCCCGTCAACGAGGATAACCCCTGGCCTCTATCGGTAGACTTCAAAATGCACTGTAGTTTAAGAAAAGTCTAGCAACTTGCTAATGAGAATTTTTTTGTCTCGAACGGAAGTTATTTTGCCCTCTAAAAACTCAGCGTAACGTACTCCATTTTAAGATACATGAGTAGCCCGTCAACGACGATAGCACACTGGCAAACCTTATTGCGTGTAGCAAGCAAATACAAAGTCCTTCGTGTTTTGCCAATAGCATTGCTACTCGCAGCTAAAGAATGATATTGTGAATCCACTAGCACTGTCTGGACTGTGTTGAGGCACGCAATGCAAGGAGGAATAAGGAAGACGCTGATACAGTACAACACTAACGATTGTCATTGTGAATCCACTAACACTAGCCATCCACAGAACAAAGCCGTTCCGCTCGGCAGCTGGACTGCGCTGGGCAGGCAGACGCAATGCAAGGAGGAACAAGGAAGACGCTGATACAGTACAAGACAAAATCAAGGAAGGCCAACAATATTCTCACCATGTGGATCATGAGCCGATTCAGACAAGTCGTAGAAACAATTGATAAAGTCGAGGCTCAAAATCGGAACCCACGCACGGGACAAGCACCGCGAGGTACCCCATGGCCAtcccatcctcatcctcatcctcatgacGGAAGGAAACACACATTATCTTCAGCGCCCGCGCTTGAGCGACTTCTCGACGGCGTCCATCTCCTCGAGGATGCGGATGCGGCGCTTGTTGGGGATGGGCGCGGTGGGGCCGAAGCTGATGTAGTGGCCCGACACGGCGTTGAGCGCCGAGTACATGTCCCGGAACGACTGCCGCCCCAGCAGCGCCTTCTCGCGCCGGTACTTGGCAACCCACGAGTTGGACATCTCCCGGAGCTCAGTCACCGCGTCCGCCACCTTGGGGTCCGTCTTGTCCATGCTGATGGTCGACCGCACCTTCCCGATCACTTCCGTCGTCTCCGTCACGTACTCGTCGTCCGAAGCCGCACGAGCGCGCTGCGGCGACAGCGCCATCAGCAGCGCGGCTCCCACGCCGGTGCCGGTGCCGGTCATCACGTCCCGCCTGCTGCTGCCGGTCGCGTGGAGTGCCGCCGTCGTGCTGGAGCGAGCCGCGGGGAGCGGCTTGGCGACGGCCGCTGCTGCCGAAGGGGCGGTGAGCATTGCGGggacgggagacctcatctctttctttctttctgcTCGAGGATGCGGCGCGGGGAGAGGAGGTTGTGCAAAGGGAGGCAGCGAGCTTCGCTCCAGTCGTTTGATAGCTTAGGTCAGGCACAAAGGACACGTCGGCTTATCCTCTTATCACGACCTGTTTTCTTGTGAGGCTGTGTTTCGATTGCCGGGATTTTTCTTTCCTTACCAACGGGGCTGCGTGGTTGGCATTCCTTCCAACCGCCCAAATGGCTACCGTACATCCCTCCATTACTGGGGCGTTTGAACGAAATAATACATATCAACTCAAGCAGATCTCACTAACACCAGACAAGCACAAAAGGCAAAGGAGCCAGCAATAGGCAGCAAACTTAGATCCTCTGAGATAAATAGAAAttcacagcagcagcagcagcattcATATTCATAGTACACGAAATAACAAAAACCACAAGGCGGTCTAGGCACAGTATAAGCTGGACAATAAAGATT includes:
- the LOC123448714 gene encoding photosystem II repair protein PSB27-H1, chloroplastic, with product MRSPVPAMLTAPSAAAAVAKPLPAARSSTTAALHATGSSRRDVMTGTGTGVGAALLMALSPQRARAASDDEYVTETTEVIGKVRSTISMDKTDPKVADAVTELREMSNSWVAKYRREKALLGRQSFRDMYSALNAVSGHYISFGPTAPIPNKRRIRILEEMDAVEKSLKRGR